One Mycolicibacter sp. MU0083 DNA window includes the following coding sequences:
- a CDS encoding cellulase family glycosylhydrolase: MARRRSKAVGSRVAGVAAFLAVAPMAAMAPAAHADVDDMMDVLLSPFATADGVLDGAALFDADAWNEFLSTAHWDDSLAALAEPGPAAGLDLYALMHDAGQQWIDSELGSTVNGVINQLFGFGSIVIGNGADGTADNPDGGNGGWLFGDGGNGWNSTDDGVAGGHGGAAVGLFGNGGAGGDGGAGAIGGDGGAGAWLLGDGGNGGDAGDGATDTGLPALGGAGGTAGLWAGSHGASGHFGTLPGGITGTTDPVVQVTDGWLTNADGQVVIWHGLNQVYKLAPYEPSASGFDEDDAAFLAANGFNVVRLGVIWAGVEPEPGVIDYDYLASIEDTVEILARHNIVAILDMHQDLYSGSLGGDGAPDWAVFTGGQADIDAGFPGSYFVSPAQNNAWDAFWANEKASDGMGLQNHYALMWQAVANHFKGNENVAGYEIMNEPWAGSHWIGSLLGNPYFDSQQLTPFYNQIDDAIRSVDPNKTVFFGPTTLDASLPVQTHLGTVDDPNTVYSFHHYCMINALFPTSNFGCDWNADVVLGYASDYAQEHNIPALLSEYGATNNIPTITSAMNSANHYLFGWTEWAYTGNDPTSTSPTDQALVYDPTKPPVDDNVNFEKLDALSQPYPQVISGIPTSWSFDDGVFSFSYSTAHADGSGPFAAGSETTVSVPTSQFPDGYTVTVTGGHVTSGANAPVLTISSDAGAASVHVTVTPTA, from the coding sequence ATGGCGCGTCGCCGCAGCAAAGCAGTGGGCAGCAGGGTTGCCGGAGTGGCCGCGTTCCTCGCGGTGGCCCCGATGGCCGCGATGGCCCCGGCCGCACACGCCGACGTCGACGACATGATGGATGTGCTGCTGTCCCCGTTCGCCACCGCCGACGGCGTACTCGACGGTGCGGCACTGTTCGACGCCGACGCCTGGAACGAGTTCCTGTCCACCGCGCACTGGGACGACTCCCTGGCCGCCCTGGCCGAACCCGGACCGGCCGCCGGCCTGGACCTCTACGCCCTGATGCACGACGCCGGCCAGCAGTGGATCGACAGTGAGCTGGGCAGCACGGTCAACGGCGTGATCAACCAACTCTTCGGTTTCGGTTCGATCGTCATCGGCAACGGCGCCGACGGCACCGCGGACAACCCCGACGGCGGCAACGGCGGCTGGCTGTTCGGCGACGGCGGCAACGGCTGGAACAGCACCGACGACGGTGTCGCCGGCGGCCACGGCGGGGCGGCGGTCGGACTCTTCGGCAACGGCGGTGCCGGCGGCGACGGCGGGGCCGGGGCCATCGGCGGGGACGGCGGAGCCGGCGCCTGGCTGCTGGGCGACGGCGGTAACGGCGGCGACGCCGGCGACGGCGCCACCGACACCGGACTGCCCGCCCTCGGCGGCGCCGGCGGCACGGCGGGCCTGTGGGCCGGCAGCCACGGCGCATCCGGGCACTTCGGCACCCTGCCCGGCGGCATCACCGGAACCACCGACCCGGTGGTACAGGTCACCGACGGCTGGCTCACCAACGCCGACGGCCAGGTCGTCATCTGGCACGGACTCAACCAGGTCTACAAGCTCGCCCCCTATGAGCCCTCGGCCAGCGGGTTCGACGAGGACGATGCGGCGTTCCTGGCCGCCAACGGCTTCAACGTCGTACGCTTGGGCGTCATCTGGGCCGGGGTCGAACCCGAGCCCGGCGTCATCGACTACGACTACCTGGCCTCCATCGAAGACACCGTGGAGATCCTCGCCCGACACAACATCGTCGCGATCCTCGACATGCACCAGGACCTGTACAGCGGCAGCCTCGGCGGCGACGGCGCTCCGGACTGGGCGGTCTTCACCGGCGGGCAGGCCGACATCGACGCGGGCTTCCCGGGCAGCTACTTCGTCAGCCCGGCGCAGAACAATGCCTGGGATGCGTTCTGGGCCAACGAGAAGGCCTCCGACGGGATGGGGCTGCAGAACCACTACGCACTGATGTGGCAGGCCGTCGCCAACCACTTCAAGGGCAACGAGAACGTCGCCGGCTACGAGATCATGAACGAGCCGTGGGCCGGCTCGCACTGGATCGGCAGCCTGTTGGGCAACCCGTACTTCGACTCCCAGCAACTGACCCCGTTCTACAACCAGATCGACGACGCCATCCGCTCCGTCGACCCCAACAAGACGGTGTTCTTCGGGCCGACCACCCTCGACGCCAGCCTGCCGGTGCAGACCCACCTGGGTACGGTCGACGACCCGAACACGGTGTACTCCTTCCACCACTACTGCATGATCAACGCGTTGTTCCCCACGTCGAACTTCGGTTGCGACTGGAACGCCGACGTCGTCCTCGGCTACGCGAGCGACTACGCGCAGGAGCACAACATCCCGGCATTGCTGAGCGAGTACGGGGCCACCAACAACATCCCGACCATCACCTCGGCGATGAACTCCGCCAACCATTACCTGTTCGGCTGGACCGAGTGGGCCTACACCGGCAACGACCCCACCAGCACCTCACCGACCGACCAGGCGCTGGTCTACGACCCCACCAAGCCACCCGTCGACGACAACGTCAACTTCGAGAAGCTGGACGCGCTATCCCAGCCGTACCCGCAGGTGATCTCGGGTATCCCGACCTCCTGGTCGTTCGACGACGGCGTCTTCAGCTTCAGCTACTCCACCGCACATGCCGACGGCTCCGGGCCGTTCGCGGCCGGTTCCGAGACCACCGTCTCGGTGCCCACCAGCCAGTTCCCGGACGGCTACACCGTGACCGTCACCGGCGGCCACGTCACCTCCGGAGCGAATGCACCCGTGCTGACCATCAGCTCGGATGCCGGTGCCGCCTCCGTCCACGTGACGGTGACCCCCACGGCCTAG
- a CDS encoding TIGR03619 family F420-dependent LLM class oxidoreductase, translated as MRFTYAEAMTDPSYYVPLAKAAEAAGYHSMSIPDSIAYPFESDSKYPYTPDGNREFLEGKAFIETFVLIAALGAVTSTLRFTPFVIKLPIRPPALVAKQAGSLAAMIGNRLALGVGTSPWPEDYELMGVPFARRGKRMDECIDIIKGLTSGDYFEFHGEFYDIPKTKMTPAPTEPIPVLIGGHAEAALRRAARNDGWMHGGGDPAELDGMIARLKQLREEEGRADDPFEIHVISVDGFTLDGIKRLEDKGVTDVIVGFRVPYIMGPDTEPLDDKIRNLERFAERVIAKAG; from the coding sequence GTGCGGTTCACCTACGCCGAGGCGATGACCGACCCGAGCTACTACGTTCCGCTCGCCAAAGCCGCCGAGGCCGCCGGCTACCACAGCATGTCCATCCCGGACAGCATCGCCTACCCGTTCGAGTCGGACTCGAAATACCCCTACACCCCCGACGGCAATCGCGAATTCCTCGAGGGCAAGGCCTTCATCGAAACCTTCGTGCTGATCGCCGCCCTGGGCGCGGTCACCTCCACGCTGCGGTTCACGCCGTTCGTGATCAAGCTGCCGATTCGACCGCCGGCCCTGGTGGCCAAGCAGGCCGGGTCGCTCGCCGCGATGATCGGGAACCGGCTGGCCCTGGGCGTGGGCACCAGCCCCTGGCCGGAGGACTACGAACTGATGGGCGTTCCGTTCGCCCGCCGCGGCAAGCGGATGGACGAGTGCATCGACATCATCAAAGGCCTCACCAGCGGCGACTACTTCGAGTTCCACGGCGAGTTCTACGACATCCCGAAGACCAAGATGACCCCGGCGCCCACCGAGCCCATCCCGGTTCTGATCGGCGGCCACGCCGAGGCGGCGCTGCGCCGCGCGGCACGCAACGACGGCTGGATGCACGGCGGCGGTGACCCGGCCGAACTCGACGGCATGATCGCTCGGCTCAAGCAGTTGCGCGAAGAAGAAGGCCGTGCCGATGACCCCTTCGAGATCCACGTGATCTCGGTGGATGGATTCACCCTGGACGGCATCAAGCGTCTGGAGGACAAGGGCGTCACCGACGTCATCGTGGGCTTCCGGGTGCCCTACATCATGGGGCCCGACACCGAGCCACTGGACGACAAGATCCGCAACCTGGAGCGGTTCGCCGAGCGCGTCATCGCCAAGGCGGGGTGA
- a CDS encoding DUF4873 domain-containing protein: protein MTRTGFLDVVVLGDPAHLHRAISEYRAVDPHGAITRFDGATDTWVVGTAAGAELTARTLIDTAASPDDAVARHGIPNRFRIPGPHTRRQARYVAGILDGMRRCGASRIEARSPRLRVHPLLPTRGLSRFYLTGTDGPDAADDDTYHGPAVLTHDGEDYPIRVRLTGHFDPIDGRYHWQGMLFAELPGSNVTGSKVSLQIGRYSAQGRVAERTPWGTLTVIGAAGYPPFPLEYATASLAPPV, encoded by the coding sequence GTGACCCGCACCGGATTCCTCGATGTCGTGGTGCTGGGTGATCCCGCGCACCTGCACCGGGCGATCTCCGAGTACCGCGCCGTCGACCCGCACGGTGCGATCACCCGTTTCGACGGCGCGACCGACACGTGGGTGGTCGGCACCGCCGCCGGTGCGGAACTGACCGCCCGGACACTGATCGATACCGCCGCATCGCCCGATGACGCCGTCGCCCGGCACGGCATCCCCAATCGGTTCCGGATTCCCGGCCCGCACACCCGCCGACAGGCCCGTTATGTGGCCGGAATCCTCGACGGTATGCGGCGCTGCGGGGCCAGCCGCATCGAGGCACGGTCGCCGCGCCTGCGGGTGCACCCGCTACTGCCCACCCGCGGGCTCTCCCGGTTCTATCTCACCGGTACGGACGGACCGGACGCCGCGGACGACGACACCTACCACGGACCGGCGGTGCTCACCCACGACGGCGAGGACTACCCGATCCGGGTGCGACTGACCGGCCACTTCGACCCGATCGACGGTCGATACCATTGGCAGGGAATGCTTTTCGCCGAGCTACCCGGATCCAACGTCACCGGATCGAAGGTGAGCCTGCAGATCGGGCGATACAGCGCGCAGGGGCGCGTCGCGGAGCGGACCCCGTGGGGAACGCTGACGGTGATCGGCGCCGCGGGTTACCCGCCGTTTCCCCTGGAGTACGCCACCGCCTCGCTTGCGCCGCCGGTATAA
- a CDS encoding AurF N-oxygenase family protein, translated as MTTAVRPSEPTREEFAERLLKGSVKKSYAPIVDIDWDAPLADDTFFLPPRMCSLYGTAMWEAMSREQQIEMSRQELVNVLSAGIWFENILNQALLRDMMHKNPTARTVHYSLTELGDETRHMLMFGKTIGRIGGVPVRPRLHQRIVINALPLVFRGSILWAAALVGEEIFDSLQRQILEDSDIQPIVHRVMRIHVTEEARHIQYARDGLRRSVPAMPRYRRILLANMQGVGGPFYRHLFTLPAVYRRAGLDGREARRVARANPHFRAAARSSFAPLAEFFTEVGLMGSLARRSWRRAGFL; from the coding sequence ATGACCACAGCAGTGCGGCCGAGCGAGCCGACTCGGGAAGAATTCGCCGAGCGGCTGTTGAAGGGCTCGGTGAAGAAGTCCTACGCCCCGATCGTCGACATCGACTGGGATGCCCCGCTGGCCGACGACACGTTCTTTCTGCCGCCGCGGATGTGCAGCCTCTACGGAACGGCCATGTGGGAGGCGATGTCCCGCGAACAGCAGATCGAGATGTCGCGTCAGGAACTGGTCAACGTGCTGTCGGCCGGCATCTGGTTCGAGAACATCCTCAATCAGGCGCTGCTGCGCGACATGATGCACAAGAACCCCACCGCGCGCACCGTGCACTACTCGCTGACCGAGCTGGGCGACGAGACCCGCCACATGCTGATGTTCGGCAAGACCATCGGCCGGATCGGCGGGGTTCCGGTGCGGCCGAGGTTGCACCAGCGCATCGTCATCAACGCATTGCCGTTGGTGTTCCGCGGCTCGATCCTGTGGGCGGCGGCACTGGTGGGCGAGGAGATTTTCGACTCGCTGCAACGGCAGATCCTCGAAGACTCCGACATTCAACCGATCGTGCACCGGGTGATGCGCATTCACGTCACCGAGGAGGCCCGGCACATCCAGTACGCGCGCGACGGACTGCGGCGCAGCGTCCCGGCGATGCCTCGCTACCGTCGCATCCTGCTGGCGAACATGCAGGGAGTGGGCGGGCCGTTCTACCGCCACCTGTTCACCCTGCCCGCGGTCTACCGCCGGGCCGGCCTGGACGGTCGCGAAGCCCGCCGGGTGGCGCGGGCCAACCCGCATTTCCGTGCCGCCGCCCGGTCTTCGTTCGCACCGTTGGCGGAGTTCTTCACCGAAGTCGGCCTGATGGGCTCGCTGGCCCGGCGGTCGTGGCGGCGAGCCGGATTCCTGTGA
- a CDS encoding helix-turn-helix transcriptional regulator: protein MRAGLADRGAESSAVRAFLDVIADRPATLVLEGEAGIGKSTLLWEAATAAGGRGFRVLSAMGAPTEVQYAHAAVADLLAGVDPHVVAELPADQRAALDRVMLGGGDGPAGDERTVAAAFLAVADRLSSVAPVLLCIDDAQWLDKSSRMVIGYAQRRLTGRVGMLLTVRTGPADGADLDWLHAAGTGSVERLQIAPLTMGGVHTLVSTRLGYALPRPSLTRVHQISGGNPFFALELAWYIAENPDRGPAGLPDALASLVRHHIGDSDDEVAAVLLATACASLPTVERVGLVTGLGPDRVVELVESEQARGVVRLDNGYVRFRHPLFASGVYSAARPSARRAMHRRVAGTVHEPELTARHLALSATSADPEVLQALDDAATVTQARGAPAVAAELIELAINLGGDSPTRRMRAAEQYFRAGEIAQARLHVQSVLADLPSANPLRCMALMMLAAVTGYDQSLVAAAELLGQAVDEAGEYPVLQLRARLLLVPLTGLIGDMKGSVELADIAVAQAEQLDIPALRSQALTIAAHVRFLYGLGIDHEAFEIALEMEPAVSGTAATFRASAVIPVTRALAGQIQEGRMQICVVHRNSDAGGTETDTLWAANYIATFDMWLGNYSAAAALAEDSVRRAEQLGGRHQLIHAWSTQAAISALTGDQVAARQNATAAIDAATHTGAAFLVGPAVATLGFLEVSLGDFAAAVSVLEPLLVSFDPVHGTEIVVGAFLPDAVEALTALGRLDEAEPLFVALETNGARFDRPWMLAVGARGRAHWLAARGELEAAERAAVEALVHHQRLPMPFETARTQLLLGQVQRRRRRRRAAEVTLREALTVFEGLGAPLWARRARDELDRVRVSAAGGGLTAAERRVAERAARGLSNKQIAAELFIAPKTVEMTLSSVYRKLGIRSRAGLFAALNPDGVEANH from the coding sequence ATGCGCGCGGGTTTGGCGGACCGGGGAGCCGAGTCGTCGGCGGTGCGCGCCTTCCTCGATGTCATCGCCGACCGACCGGCGACCCTGGTGTTGGAAGGTGAAGCCGGGATCGGCAAGTCCACCCTGCTGTGGGAGGCGGCAACGGCCGCCGGTGGCCGGGGATTCCGGGTGCTGTCGGCGATGGGTGCGCCGACCGAGGTGCAGTACGCCCATGCGGCGGTGGCCGACCTGCTCGCCGGCGTCGATCCCCACGTGGTGGCGGAGCTACCCGCCGACCAGCGTGCCGCCCTGGACCGGGTGATGCTGGGCGGCGGTGACGGACCGGCCGGCGACGAGCGGACGGTGGCCGCCGCGTTTCTGGCGGTGGCGGACCGGCTGAGTTCGGTTGCGCCGGTGCTGTTGTGCATCGACGACGCGCAATGGCTCGACAAGTCGAGCCGGATGGTGATCGGGTATGCGCAACGGCGGCTGACCGGCCGCGTCGGCATGTTGCTCACCGTCCGAACCGGGCCCGCGGACGGCGCCGACCTCGACTGGCTGCATGCGGCGGGCACCGGATCGGTCGAACGCCTGCAGATCGCGCCCTTGACGATGGGCGGTGTGCACACGCTGGTCTCGACCAGGCTGGGGTATGCCCTGCCGCGGCCGTCGCTGACCCGGGTTCACCAGATCTCCGGTGGCAACCCGTTTTTCGCCCTCGAGTTGGCGTGGTACATCGCCGAAAACCCCGACAGGGGCCCCGCCGGACTGCCGGACGCCCTCGCGTCGCTGGTACGCCACCACATCGGTGACTCCGACGACGAGGTGGCCGCCGTACTCTTGGCCACGGCCTGCGCATCGCTGCCGACCGTCGAGCGGGTGGGCCTGGTCACCGGGCTCGGCCCCGATCGGGTGGTGGAACTGGTGGAATCCGAGCAGGCCCGCGGCGTGGTCCGGCTCGACAACGGATACGTCCGGTTCCGCCATCCGCTGTTCGCCTCCGGCGTCTACAGTGCGGCCCGGCCGTCGGCACGCCGCGCCATGCACCGTCGGGTCGCCGGGACCGTCCACGAGCCGGAACTCACCGCGCGGCATCTGGCGTTGTCGGCCACCAGCGCGGACCCGGAGGTGCTGCAAGCGCTCGACGATGCGGCCACGGTCACGCAGGCCCGCGGAGCCCCCGCGGTAGCAGCGGAGCTGATCGAACTGGCGATCAACCTGGGCGGTGACAGTCCCACGCGGCGGATGCGGGCCGCTGAGCAATATTTTCGGGCTGGTGAGATTGCTCAGGCGCGGTTGCACGTGCAGTCGGTTCTGGCAGATCTGCCGTCGGCGAATCCGTTGCGTTGCATGGCGTTGATGATGCTGGCCGCGGTTACCGGATACGATCAGAGTTTGGTGGCGGCGGCTGAATTGTTGGGTCAGGCTGTCGATGAAGCCGGCGAATACCCCGTTTTGCAATTGCGGGCCAGGTTGTTGCTGGTGCCGTTGACCGGGCTGATCGGTGATATGAAGGGCTCTGTCGAACTGGCCGACATAGCTGTGGCGCAAGCCGAGCAACTCGACATCCCAGCACTTCGCAGCCAAGCCCTGACGATCGCGGCGCATGTTCGCTTCCTTTATGGCCTCGGCATTGATCATGAGGCGTTCGAGATCGCTCTGGAGATGGAACCTGCGGTCAGCGGCACAGCAGCAACCTTCCGTGCCAGTGCGGTCATACCGGTGACGCGTGCGCTGGCCGGGCAGATTCAGGAAGGGCGAATGCAGATATGTGTTGTCCACCGGAATTCGGATGCTGGCGGAACGGAAACCGATACATTGTGGGCCGCCAACTACATAGCGACGTTCGACATGTGGCTGGGAAACTATTCAGCCGCCGCTGCGCTTGCAGAAGACAGTGTCCGGCGAGCTGAGCAATTGGGTGGCAGGCACCAGCTGATACACGCCTGGTCCACTCAAGCGGCGATCTCGGCGTTGACCGGTGATCAAGTTGCGGCTCGTCAGAACGCGACGGCAGCGATCGATGCGGCGACGCATACCGGTGCGGCGTTTCTGGTGGGCCCCGCGGTGGCGACTCTGGGGTTTCTGGAGGTGTCGTTGGGTGATTTTGCTGCGGCGGTTTCGGTGTTGGAGCCGTTGTTGGTGTCGTTCGATCCGGTGCATGGCACCGAGATTGTGGTTGGTGCGTTTCTTCCGGATGCGGTGGAGGCGTTGACTGCGTTGGGGCGGCTTGATGAGGCGGAGCCGTTGTTCGTGGCGTTGGAGACTAACGGTGCCCGGTTCGATCGGCCGTGGATGTTGGCGGTGGGCGCTCGTGGGCGTGCACATTGGCTGGCGGCGCGGGGTGAGTTGGAGGCTGCTGAGCGGGCGGCGGTGGAAGCGTTGGTTCATCATCAGAGGTTGCCCATGCCGTTTGAGACGGCGCGTACGCAATTGTTGTTGGGGCAGGTGCAACGTCGTCGTCGGCGTAGGCGGGCGGCGGAGGTGACGCTGCGTGAGGCGTTGACGGTGTTTGAGGGTCTGGGTGCACCGTTGTGGGCGCGGCGGGCTCGCGATGAATTGGATCGGGTGCGGGTTTCGGCTGCTGGTGGCGGGTTGACTGCTGCGGAGCGGCGTGTTGCCGAGCGGGCGGCCAGGGGGTTGTCCAACAAGCAGATCGCGGCGGAGTTGTTCATCGCGCCTAAGACGGTGGAGATGACGCTGAGCAGTGTGTATCGCAAGTTGGGTATACGGTCGCGGGCCGGATTGTTCGCCGCACTCAATCCCGACGGAGTCGAGGCGAATCATTGA
- a CDS encoding helix-turn-helix transcriptional regulator, producing the protein MVARAAESAALRAFLKRAESEPASLLVEGEAGIGKSTLLWEAAETADERGFHVLSAVGAPTEVRYAYAAVADLLGGVDTDVLAQLPPEQRAVLERVQLGGGEGPGSDERMVAIAFLAVTHRMSSAAPVLLCIDDAQWLDMSSRMVVDYIERRLVGRVGMLLTARTGAVGTVDPAGQNPLRSESIERLRIAPLTLGGVHTLISTRLGYTLPRPSIARIHEISGGNPFFALEMARHIDGIPGRYVTGLPNALASLVSHHLRGCDDEVSAVLLAAACATLPSVERVSVVTGMSPDRVVELVESEQASAVVKLDRGRIRFNHPLFATGVYSLTRPSDRRRMHRRLAETVHEAELTARHLALADTSAGPEVLRALDDAAVVTQLRGAPAVAAELLELAIGLGGDTPHRRMSAAENHFRSGSIELARGHLQSIADGSSSPKELRCAALIGLGAICGYDMSLVGAAELLSEAIDQSVDNPVLQLQARLLLIPLMRVLGDLSEAVRLADVAVAQAEQLGAAGLRSQALTIRSLVRFCHGLGGDSDGLQTALELEDRSEAPAALYRASAFEPVIRFWSGEIEQAQGPLQTVHRQLLADATETDILWITDHVATLELWSGHYAQAKTIADEAVQRAEQLGADLALVCAWYRQAEVAAYIGSVESARAVAGVVIEKSSAGGNVMHTKLATAILGFLEVSLGDYAAALDVLAPLLMSFDPEHECEIVAGGFLPDAMEALTALGRLDEAERLIAAVESSGSRLDRPWMLAVGARGRGHWLAAQGNLEAAEEAALAALIHHRRLPMPFETARTRLLLGQVQRRRRRRTAAQATLGEALTTFETLGSPLWAKRARAELDRMTSVGPAAGLTAAELRIAERAAEGMPNKQIAVELFIALKTVESTLSKVYRKLGIRSRAGLFAALNPDEIGARP; encoded by the coding sequence GTGGTCGCACGAGCAGCTGAATCAGCCGCGTTGCGTGCGTTTCTCAAGCGCGCGGAGTCGGAACCAGCGTCGTTGCTGGTCGAGGGCGAGGCTGGCATTGGCAAGTCGACACTGCTCTGGGAGGCTGCCGAGACAGCGGACGAACGTGGATTCCATGTGCTGTCGGCGGTGGGAGCGCCGACCGAGGTGCGTTATGCCTATGCGGCGGTTGCCGATTTGCTCGGCGGGGTCGATACCGATGTCCTGGCCCAGCTGCCCCCGGAACAGCGGGCTGTGTTGGAACGAGTCCAACTCGGTGGCGGTGAAGGTCCGGGCAGTGATGAGCGCATGGTGGCCATCGCATTCCTAGCGGTGACGCACCGGATGAGTTCGGCTGCACCGGTCTTGCTGTGCATCGATGACGCCCAGTGGCTGGATATGTCCAGCCGGATGGTGGTCGACTACATCGAGCGACGACTGGTGGGCCGGGTCGGCATGTTGCTCACCGCTCGCACTGGCGCTGTAGGCACGGTCGACCCGGCTGGGCAGAACCCGCTGCGATCGGAATCGATAGAGCGCCTCCGGATCGCCCCGTTGACGTTGGGTGGGGTGCACACGCTGATCTCGACGAGACTGGGGTATACGTTGCCCCGGCCGTCGATCGCCCGGATTCACGAAATTTCGGGCGGTAATCCGTTTTTCGCCCTCGAAATGGCGCGACATATCGACGGGATTCCCGGTCGATACGTCACCGGCCTTCCGAATGCCCTCGCGTCCTTGGTAAGTCATCACCTCCGTGGCTGTGACGACGAGGTCAGCGCCGTCCTGTTGGCTGCAGCCTGCGCTACCCTGCCGAGCGTCGAACGGGTGAGTGTCGTTACTGGAATGAGCCCTGACCGTGTTGTCGAACTTGTGGAATCGGAGCAGGCGAGTGCGGTGGTCAAGCTCGACCGCGGGCGCATCCGGTTCAATCATCCGCTGTTTGCCACCGGGGTTTACAGCTTGACTCGACCGTCGGATCGCCGCCGGATGCACCGGCGCCTCGCTGAGACTGTCCACGAGGCGGAGCTGACCGCTCGGCACCTGGCGCTGGCCGATACCAGTGCAGGGCCGGAGGTATTGCGCGCGCTCGATGACGCGGCCGTAGTTACGCAACTGAGAGGTGCCCCGGCAGTCGCTGCCGAGTTGCTCGAACTCGCGATCGGTTTGGGTGGCGATACTCCGCACCGGCGGATGTCGGCTGCCGAGAATCATTTTCGTTCCGGATCTATCGAGCTGGCCCGAGGCCACCTGCAATCGATCGCGGACGGGTCGTCGTCTCCGAAAGAACTGCGCTGTGCGGCATTGATCGGTCTGGGTGCTATCTGCGGCTACGACATGAGCCTGGTGGGCGCCGCCGAATTACTGTCGGAGGCCATCGATCAATCCGTCGACAATCCGGTGTTGCAGCTGCAGGCTCGGTTGCTGCTGATTCCGCTGATGAGGGTGCTCGGTGACCTGTCGGAGGCAGTTCGCCTCGCCGATGTCGCGGTGGCGCAAGCCGAGCAGCTCGGTGCAGCCGGATTGCGCAGCCAAGCATTGACGATTCGGTCCTTGGTTCGGTTCTGTCATGGGCTCGGGGGCGATTCCGACGGCCTGCAAACGGCATTGGAACTGGAGGATCGGTCCGAAGCGCCCGCCGCGCTATACCGGGCGAGCGCCTTCGAGCCGGTGATTCGATTCTGGTCCGGGGAGATCGAACAAGCTCAGGGCCCACTTCAAACCGTACACAGGCAGCTCCTTGCCGATGCGACCGAGACCGACATTCTGTGGATCACCGATCACGTTGCAACACTGGAACTCTGGTCCGGTCACTACGCGCAAGCTAAGACCATCGCCGATGAGGCGGTGCAGCGTGCCGAGCAGTTGGGCGCCGACCTGGCGCTGGTGTGTGCATGGTACCGGCAGGCGGAGGTGGCCGCCTACATCGGATCTGTTGAGTCGGCCCGCGCAGTTGCGGGAGTAGTCATCGAAAAGTCTAGTGCCGGTGGAAACGTGATGCACACGAAGTTGGCAACGGCGATTCTCGGCTTCCTTGAGGTGTCGCTCGGCGACTACGCGGCAGCGCTGGATGTACTCGCGCCGTTGTTGATGTCCTTCGATCCCGAGCACGAATGTGAGATCGTCGCCGGTGGCTTTCTGCCCGATGCGATGGAGGCATTGACGGCGTTGGGGCGCCTCGATGAAGCAGAGCGATTGATCGCCGCGGTGGAGTCCAGCGGGTCTCGACTGGATCGACCGTGGATGTTGGCAGTAGGTGCACGCGGGCGCGGTCACTGGCTAGCCGCTCAAGGCAACCTCGAGGCGGCCGAGGAGGCTGCACTGGCGGCATTGATTCACCATCGACGTCTGCCGATGCCGTTCGAGACGGCGCGTACGCGATTGCTGCTGGGCCAGGTACAGCGGCGCCGCCGGCGTAGAACGGCTGCGCAGGCCACCCTGGGGGAGGCGCTGACTACATTTGAGACGCTCGGTTCTCCGTTGTGGGCCAAGCGCGCCCGCGCTGAACTCGATCGGATGACTAGCGTCGGCCCGGCCGCCGGACTGACCGCTGCCGAGCTGCGGATTGCCGAACGGGCGGCGGAGGGAATGCCCAACAAGCAGATTGCAGTGGAGTTGTTCATCGCTCTCAAGACTGTGGAGTCGACCCTGAGCAAGGTTTACCGCAAACTCGGTATCCGCTCACGGGCCGGGCTGTTCGCCGCGCTCAATCCCGATGAGATCGGGGCTCGGCCATGA